The following coding sequences lie in one Miscanthus floridulus cultivar M001 chromosome 9, ASM1932011v1, whole genome shotgun sequence genomic window:
- the LOC136482275 gene encoding protein NDL2-like — MDVRGNGQDPESEIVQACRSLLDERQGTNVWRFLQAINRRHDLTESLKKLQCRTLIFVGENTQFHANAVHMTTKLDRRYCPLVEIVMRVYLIIGRRFFLYWTWCF, encoded by the exons ATG GACGTTCGTGGTAACGGGCAAGATCCTGAATCAGAGATTGTCCAAGCCTGCAGAAGT TTACTTGATGAGAGGCAGGGAACTAATGTCTGGCGGTTCCTTCAGGCAATTAACAG GCGGCATGATTTAACGGAATCATTGAAGAAGCTTCAGTGCCGGACGCTGATTTTTGTTGGAGAAAACACACAGTTCCATGCTAATGCTGTCCACATGACGACAAAGCTAGACCGGAGATACTGCCCCCTAGTCGAG ATTGTTATGCGTGTGTACTTGATTATTGGAAGACGTTTTTTTTTATATTGGACATGGTGCTTCTAA